The genomic segment GTTTATGTGCAGGGATGCTTTAATGCCCTGCTTACAACCACCTCTAGTAGAGAAAGGCCACTGTGCGATTGTCCAAAATTAGCCTGTATCTTTATCAGATGGGCCCCGTCTAGGCACTAGCCCTTGTTCCTTCTTGCTAGACACTCAAATCCAAGACAAATTAATTTAGATTACTGTCAATGtggtacaaatgtcaataaaaccTTTCACAGTGAAAGACTAATCATTCTTATAATACAAAGGAACCACAAAAATGTTGACAGAAACCAGGATCCAGGGGATGTTTCCATATAGGGTCATGCAACATGGTGAAACTTTATCATCATGTTCTGAGGCGCAGTTTTACAAAAATACATGCATCATGTTATCTTTTTGGATATAATTAATGTGAAGAAATATATGATTGGCTCTGTGTGATATACTTTCTATGCCAGGTCTGCTGATGGAAATATAATAGATAAGTTGGTGCTGTTTTGTTAATAACTTCCACCACTGAACAAACCCTTGCTTGTTGGCAGGAATATTGAGTATGGACTCTAGGAAGTCTGATCAATGCTTTGGGCACCAAAAGTTGGAAGAATATTACATTTCTTAAGAATTTCTCATTTTAATACAAAGCAGTTCctcagcgacacacacacacccacaccattcaaaacacaagaagTAGAAATATCAGTGGATGTTGCATGTGTTTGTACATGCACACGCACATTTTCCATACtccacaaaatgtattttatcatcATAATTTAGCAAACAtttgggactttttttttttctttttaaaaaaaagacagttcaATCAAAATAGGTCTTATGTCTTGCTCTTTCAACTATGAAGGAGCCATTCTTTTGATGATACAGTATTTAGGTATATCCTCAAAGTTTCATAATCATCCCTTTATGATTCAGCATCTCACAACACTCTTTATGACACCCTTAAGTAGAATAGCAGAGTGCAGTATAGCAACAGTCAGATTTTGTGTGTCAAAAGAATTACGCTAGTGGCCTTGACACATCAAAGATTAGAAAAGTCAGAGGGGCCTTTTCAAATGCAGAACACAGCTAAGAGTAGAGGACATCTCTCATCAGGTGATTTTAGGAGGATCTGTCATCATGGGGGCTCCCATCTGAGTTTTCCGTCTCCCCTTCAGAAATGGCTTGCATGGGGGCTGTATAGAGGCGACTGCGTGTACTGTAGCGACTGCTGTTGGCTACAGGGGGAATCCGAGAACGTCCCTGTCGCGATGCAGCTGACATAGGCAAGGTTTTAGGGGTAAAACTTTCAGAGTTGGCCCTGGGGAAAAGGCCCGGTATCTGGATTGGGTCCAGGCCAGGAATAGGGGGCTCTTGGAGTGTAGAGAGTGGCTCCTCAGCTTGTCTTATGGGCCCTTCCTGAATGGACTCCCCTGGGGTTTTAGGGGTTATAGGACTCTTCAGAATCTCTGTAGCTGACATACGGTAGCTAGAATCAGACCTGCTACCTTTCTTCAGCAACAGGAGTTTAAACTCCTCGTTTGATGTGCTGGATTTCTTGGCGCTGCGGTAAATTGGCACAGGGGCACGTTGTGACCCAGCAGCAGTGGGTAAGGTGGCTGGTATGTTGAGAGGAGGGGCTGGTGGGATAATGACAGTTGAGACAGGAGCCACTGGTGCTGTAGGGCAGAGACGAGACTTCTGATTTATGTCTCCTGAATCTTTACGTCCCAGGACCTTTCTCTTGGATCTGAATGAGGAAGAAGACAGACATTGGATGAGCATTAGCactaaaatctgaaaaatacTGTAGACGGAGAGTCACACAGATTAACCACCACTACAAAATTTACAACACCTGTGTATCATGGCAAACAGGTCTTCAGTTGTGCGGGACTTGTTGGGTGATGTTATGATAACGTCATCATCCACTTTGGTGTCATCCGTCAGGGGGGAGAGTGAATTATCACTGGGCGTGGAATCTGCAGCACACAAGATCCCTATCACATGTCATCTGGTTGTCTGATCATTTAGTATACAGTGGGTGAAATAACCATTCTTTAACCAAGCTTTTAATTTATGATTGAAGTTTACAACATGGTTTATCAGCTATTGCAGTTCGGCTCCTTTTTTATGTAAATACATACCAGCATGTATTTTCTGTAATCTTTAGAAATGATTTCTACTTCTGTCAGATAAATTTTGTTTAAAATCTTACCTTTACTGAAGTAATCCTCAGTGTCAGGAGTGGTGGAGTCATCTTTGCTCTCATGTGGCTGATGCTGATGGGCACTTCTGGTAGCAcctgatgtcacttcctcctcttcttcctgatcTTCTTGTCCTCCTTTCCTTGCATCGCTGATTAGGTAAGGATGCGATGTCTCCATTATGGTACCAGGCACTTTGACTGGACTAGCCCAGGGCCCTGAGTCTAAGTGGGATCCCCCCAGCAACTCATATGCTGGGGGTGGAGGGTGGTCCGATCGCATGCCTCCTCTGGAACATGTTACCCTCGGTGGCTCTTTCACttgctcttcctcttcctcctcctcatcttcatcatcatcatcatcctgggAGAATGAACGCTCTCCCAAAACCCTAAACTCAGAGTGTGCATGAGCTGAGTGTGTGAGCCCTCTGAACTCTGTGTGCGAGTGGATATGCGTGTGGAGATCCACAGGCGAAGGATGAGGAGCACGTGGCACAGGCCGATGCAATGGTGAACTTTCATCTGAGAGTTCTGATGATGGGTCCATCCGGGTTCTGAAGGCTGTCATTGCCCAGAAGGTTCCAGGTCCATATCTGTCCTGTCTGAGTAGCAGGCTTTCATAGGATGGAGGCCCATCAGGGTGGCGGCCAGGGGGAGGTGGTTGCAAGTGTTCAGGGGAGGAGGTGTTGTCATGAGCTGGGGGTCTGGGAGGTGGTCTACGCGGTGGTAGAGGCCTAGTGTTAACAGGCGGTGGAGCAAGAGTAGAAGCACTTGGAGGACATTTGGGTCTCGTAACTGTCTCTGCTCCACTTGCTGTTTCCTGATCTGGAGCGGTAGCACTTTCTGTAGAGTGGCTAACAGAATGGAGCTGCACTGAACGAAGAGCAGAAGGAGTTATCACCAATAGATTAGAGCTTGAAATTTTCGGAGCAATGTTTGGTGGTGGTGGGTTGGTATTTGATGCCTCAGGGGCCAACAACTTTGTTCCAGTGGCTAAAACATTTGCAACTCTGTGTTTGCTGTGGTGGAGCGTGTGCATGTGGTATGTCCGATGGGATAGTGTGTGTCTGACATAACCACCATGAAGAACATTGAGATCAAGTTGAGATGGTGGAGGTGGGAAGTCTGGGTCTCTCTTATAACCAGAGGAAATAGAAGCTCCATCTCTGGGGAAGTGCTGCAGTGACGAGAGAGAAGACTTCCTCTCGGGCACCTTCGGCTTTCTTTTGCCAGTTGAGGGAGACAGAGGTCCTGGAAAGAATGCTGCTGAAGATGAGGGCAAGGTTGACGTAGgagtctctgattggctggaataGCCACTTGATGGTGAGGCTAGACCAGCCAGCTTCTCAGGTGACCCAAGTTTGAAGTCTCCAGGCGGGAGAGGTGGACTAGTTGCCCTGTTTTCTGAAGCCTGGGCAAGAGCCTGGGTTTGGGCTtctgtggaggaggaagagctgtCTGGTGACTTAATACACTCCATTACAGTAGTGCCTGTAGCTGTGCTTGAGTTGGACATGGATGTGTACTCTCCATTGCTGGACTTAAGCTCAGTGTTGTGAAGCCACAGGTCTGCATAGTCAGATTGCACAGCACCTTCATCCTTAAATGAGTGTGTATCTGCAGAGCTGAAGGACATGGGCTCTACTATGTCCACGGTTTCTCTCAGTCCCATTCCCCAAGTTCCCAATGGCTCTGCCACTAGACAAGATGTCTGTAATGGTTCTGGAGCACCTCCAAGCTCTAGCTCCAGTTCCAGCTTCATATCTGTGGAAGACAAGGTAAGCTCTTGTTCACTAACCGTCTTTGGTTGATCCTGATCTGCCTGTGTATCTGTTCCAACATCAACACTAATACTGGTTTCCTTCAGCGAGGTGGTCCGTTTAGGTGGTGGAGGTTTTGCTTTTGGTTTCCTCAGTGGACGACAAGTCCTCCCCAGGGTCATAGTGCCTGCCCTGAAGTCAGCTGAGGGCTGGGAGTAAACTCCATGGGATAGTGGGACTGCCACAGTGTTGGATTGGCCACAGTCAGGTCCTGTGTCTGCATAGTTATACATGTATCCTCTGTAATTCTGGTTACACTCCCCAAAATGCACAGAAGAGGAGTAGAAAGCCTCTGTATCAGATGGGTAATGAGAGCCAGGCTCTTTTTCAGTGTTGGTGGTCTTGTTTTCACTGAAACAGGTTTGGTCTTCTAGACCTTTGGAGCCATATTCCTGGGCTAACCCATGGCTCTGTCCCAGGTTTTGGGTCTGGTCAGGGTCATGGTCCGGGTCAGTTTGGTCTTGGTCCGGAGGGTATGTCCACTCCCCCTCACTGGCCGTACTGACCCCTGCATCGTCCAGCTGGTCTGTGGCTGAGGATGTGAATGAGCTTGACCTGTGGCCTTGCCCCTGGGGTCTGAGGTCAGAGTGGTATGAGGGATCCAGGGAGAATCCCTCATCAATGGCATTGGGCACAGTGTTGAGTGACAGCTCTGAGTCACAGTGGGATGAGCCTGTCAGTGGTGGAGAAGAGGGTGGGGGAATGGTTTCAGATGTCTGAGAGGGGCAGGTGGAGCTGGAACCACTCCAGTTCCCGCTTGATGACTGGTGGTCCTCCTTGTGGTCCACATGGCTGCCAAGAACTCCTGTAGTAGACACAGAGTGAATAGGGCTGCTGAAAGTATCTGAACTTGATGAGATCTCACAGCTGCCCATGTCAGCCTTGCGGGGCAAACGAGAACGGCCCCTCTCCATCCAGCTGTGCTCTgggcttcctcctcctccaccccctctgtctctttccccAGATCGTTGCAGCCTTTTTAGGCTTCCAAGTTGCAGTGGCTCAGGAGCTGCCTGGTCATCTGtactctcctcttcatccttcatcatcatcatcttcattctTGGACTAGGGCCAGGTGGAATAAAGTCCTCTGCTTCGTATGGTGATAATTCCtcgtcttcatcatcatcatcataattgtcatcatcgtcatcctcaTCACTGTCCATCAGACGACCACCCTCTCGTGGTAGGCTACGAGAACGCAAGCGTCCACTGTGGGTTGCAACACTGGTATATGTGGAGTCTGACTGGTCACCCAGGGAAGAAATGTTTCCGGTTGAATGGGATAAAGAGGCAGGGATTCCCTGATGGCCCCGTTGAGCTCTGATGCGCCTTCTCGAGGGAGCAGCTGTACCTGAgaagggagagacagaagagagagagggaaaagggCAAGACATTTCTTAATTCACATTGATGTAGTTTTCATAAATGAATAATTTGAATTTCAGTTTGATGAATCTAAAATGAAGATGAAACTACTGGTTTGATATTATTGGCAGCTCTCATATGGTTGTCCTGTGCAACCTTAGGAATGGCAGAAGGATTAGATCCAAACATTATCCTACAAATCATCAGATCAGTTCTCCTTGATAAAGTTGGTTGAACAAATATAGGAGCCTTATAAGCTAAAAATAACggcaataaaaaacaagaatACTTGTCCATTCTCAGAAACTTACATGCTATAAGGAAATCATCTGTCTGGCAGCCAGAGTCACGCGTGTGATGTAGACGACCACTAATTGAGAGGTCTtcatgacagagagagagttggTGGGGGTTGGCATGGACAATCACTGTGCGCTCTCTTGCTACGGGTGATTCATCTGAGTCTGAATGCAAAGAGACAAAGCATGCTGAGTGTCTGAAATATCATGTACAGAACTTTTCTTGAGAGGATATATGGAAAAGATTACCAAACGTGGTCCCTACATTGAAAGGCGAACCACTAAACAACAAGGCTTAAAagaaaattgtatttattgatttattcatctatttattACAACAAAatcttatttttgttgttatggCCTTGAGTTGTACAAGTAATGGTAACATTTTACACACTGGCTTTATTGCTAAGAATCGGGACCTCCCTTGTTCATGATCAGATTGTAAACAAATCCAGAGCTAACAAAGCCATTTTACTGAATCCATATAttttggatccaaaaacaaaacaaaataatctgaaATGTACCTGACAATTGTCCATTGCTTTAtaaactgcatgtatgtgtaACTGCAGGTATATGGGTTGAATTTAACTCAGGAGATCTAAAGTAGCCAGTACAGTTTGGGTTGGGAAGATTTAATCgactgccatgtttttttttttgtccgcaTACGAGTGCTGCTGCTCATTTAGATTGCCCCACTTAACTCATGGCTGTATTAGTCACCTCATCCCTGGATCTTAATTTTCTAACTGGTGAAATGTTAATAAAACCACTAGCAATTTGCCAGAcctacaaacatacagtagattGTCTTTAAATCTCCCACTAAATGACCAGGTGTGCTCTATAACATACCCATGTCATGTTGTACTCTTTTAGGTATTCCTGTGAtagtcttcctcctcctcagcttccTTCTCCTCTGAAGAACTGACTGGGAATGGACGAGAGAGCAACGAGCACTTGCTTCCCTATCAAACCCAACTCCTGCAATGACAACACAGATGACATAAGCCATAAAAAAGtgtaatatatttttgaatTCAGTGGACTATTTTACGCAGTAGAGGGTAACAGTACTTTCTattttcagaaagaaaaaatatacaaaatacaaaaaaaatgtatgttactTCGCAATAACCTGATCCTCATTAGGGCTAACCTTGCTCTTtcgtttgtttccttttttcttctttgtcttaCCTGTAACGTTGATGGGAATGATGCAGGAGGATATGGTGTGAGAATCAGCAGTTGACTTCTGATCTGATGGTGGGAGGTTTTCCTTGGaccagtttgtctgtttgtcctgGGTCGAGGGGGCTTTGGGGGCTGAGGCCTTGGCTCTGTGGCTGCTAAGGACCTCACCACCTTCGCCTTCCCCTGTGGAGGTAGCCTGGAAGAAAGAGGCAGACAGCAGCAACATTATATGGTAGGTGCTGTGGTAGTTACAGTCCTACATTTTTAATACACAAGTTGCTTAGTTGCACAGACTAAAAGGAATTATTTACAATGGTGCAGTGTAACATGAAGCAGTCACTATTTTAGTATTGTGtcacagcaaaaacacaaccaaaggTAGTGAAGGGTTAGGGTGAGTGAAGCTATCGAAAATTAAATCCAAAAGAAAATGCTGGACAAATAGTGTGAATAAAGGATTAACAGAAAGTTAAAAGAACACAAATTCTTGATACCTTTCTAATCCATGGAATAAAGATGCAACCTTCAATAGGGTGAAGTGAGTAAAAGCACTCAAACTAtgaacacaaaatacaaaaaaagaaaaacaaaagaaacagatgACATGAGTATTcaaaagataaaataatttgTGATGATTAAAGgaaagcaaaaaaattaaaaagatgaaatgaatgagtacaacattgttttttctccagtttcacCTCTCAAACTATTTTAAACAATCTCCACTCCACATCACATATTCTCATCGTCACGTTATGTTTGAAACTACTTTTTAATGCTTTTGTTGCGCTCATTTACCCCgtcttttaaaaacaacactagGGAAAACCAGAGTATCATGACAATAGAATCTGATATAGTTGTTATTGCGCCTTTCGAAAGGCTTTCTTACCTTTCTTTGGATCGTCGGAATATCTGCTTCTCTCCCTGGCCTCTCCTATGgcagcaggaaacacacatATATTAACATTTCTTGCTTAGCATGTAAAATATTTACCTAAGAGACTAGATGTGATtctgtatgtgtgagtgagttTTTCTTACTTTTCTCTGAATAGTCTGGATCTCTGTTTCTCTAACAGTCCTCTCCTTTAAGAGATTCAGAAAGAAGAAATTATGATAAAGTTGGTGCACCAAAAAAGTTCTAGA from the Sparus aurata chromosome 4, fSpaAur1.1, whole genome shotgun sequence genome contains:
- the nhsb gene encoding Nance-Horan syndrome protein isoform X3; translation: MPFAKRIVEPQLLCRHQIPNDEGLLFEDLCAISNVVLSRTLRQLSDLARHACSLFQELENDIISTNQRVWVLQNKIGQIQQTASALDPKKEAVPVSNLDIESKLSLHYQAPWHQQHNVFHPCSRPPCLEELHRNAQLSLRALHRDEQQHHRSTSRERNRVTISISVAPPMPTFPSPHSIRRQQRSRLARAERTVRETEIQTIQRKERPGREADIPTIQRKATSTGEGEGGEVLSSHRAKASAPKAPSTQDKQTNWSKENLPPSDQKSTADSHTISSCIIPINVTGVGFDREASARCSLVHSQSVLQRRRKLRRRKTITGIPKRVQHDMDSDESPVARERTVIVHANPHQLSLCHEDLSISGRLHHTRDSGCQTDDFLIACTAAPSRRRIRAQRGHQGIPASLSHSTGNISSLGDQSDSTYTSVATHSGRLRSRSLPREGGRLMDSDEDDDDDNYDDDDEDEELSPYEAEDFIPPGPSPRMKMMMMKDEEESTDDQAAPEPLQLGSLKRLQRSGERDRGGGGGGSPEHSWMERGRSRLPRKADMGSCEISSSSDTFSSPIHSVSTTGVLGSHVDHKEDHQSSSGNWSGSSSTCPSQTSETIPPPSSPPLTGSSHCDSELSLNTVPNAIDEGFSLDPSYHSDLRPQGQGHRSSSFTSSATDQLDDAGVSTASEGEWTYPPDQDQTDPDHDPDQTQNLGQSHGLAQEYGSKGLEDQTCFSENKTTNTEKEPGSHYPSDTEAFYSSSVHFGECNQNYRGYMYNYADTGPDCGQSNTVAVPLSHGVYSQPSADFRAGTMTLGRTCRPLRKPKAKPPPPKRTTSLKETSISVDVGTDTQADQDQPKTVSEQELTLSSTDMKLELELELGGAPEPLQTSCLVAEPLGTWGMGLRETVDIVEPMSFSSADTHSFKDEGAVQSDYADLWLHNTELKSSNGEYTSMSNSSTATGTTVMECIKSPDSSSSSTEAQTQALAQASENRATSPPLPPGDFKLGSPEKLAGLASPSSGYSSQSETPTSTLPSSSAAFFPGPLSPSTGKRKPKVPERKSSLSSLQHFPRDGASISSGYKRDPDFPPPPSQLDLNVLHGGYVRHTLSHRTYHMHTLHHSKHRVANVLATGTKLLAPEASNTNPPPPNIAPKISSSNLLVITPSALRSVQLHSVSHSTESATAPDQETASGAETVTRPKCPPSASTLAPPPVNTRPLPPRRPPPRPPAHDNTSSPEHLQPPPPGRHPDGPPSYESLLLRQDRYGPGTFWAMTAFRTRMDPSSELSDESSPLHRPVPRAPHPSPVDLHTHIHSHTEFRGLTHSAHAHSEFRVLGERSFSQDDDDDEDEEEEEEEQVKEPPRVTCSRGGMRSDHPPPPAYELLGGSHLDSGPWASPVKVPGTIMETSHPYLISDARKGGQEDQEEEEEVTSGATRSAHQHQPHESKDDSTTPDTEDYFSKGILCAADSTPSDNSLSPLTDDTKVDDDVIITSPNKSRTTEDLFAMIHRSKRKVLGRKDSGDINQKSRLCPTAPVAPVSTVIIPPAPPLNIPATLPTAAGSQRAPVPIYRSAKKSSTSNEEFKLLLLKKGSRSDSSYRMSATEILKSPITPKTPGESIQEGPIRQAEEPLSTLQEPPIPGLDPIQIPGLFPRANSESFTPKTLPMSAASRQGRSRIPPVANSSRYSTRSRLYTAPMQAISEGETENSDGSPHDDRSS
- the nhsb gene encoding Nance-Horan syndrome protein isoform X2, translating into MPFAKRIVEPQLLCRHQIPNDEGLLFEDLCAISNVVLSRTLRQLSDLARHACSLFQELENDIISTNQRVWVLQNKIGQIQQTASALDPKKEAVPVSNLDIESKLSLHYQAPWHQQHNVFHPCSRPPCLEELHRNAQLSLRALHRDEQQHHRSTSRERNRVTISISVAPPMPTFPSPHSIRRQQRSRLARAQERAERERELDYQPRKERTVRETEIQTIQRKERPGREADIPTIQRKATSTGEGEGGEVLSSHRAKASAPKAPSTQDKQTNWSKENLPPSDQKSTADSHTISSCIIPINVTGVGFDREASARCSLVHSQSVLQRRRKLRRRKTITGIPKRVQHDMDSDESPVARERTVIVHANPHQLSLCHEDLSISGRLHHTRDSGCQTDDFLIACTAAPSRRRIRAQRGHQGIPASLSHSTGNISSLGDQSDSTYTSVATHSGRLRSRSLPREGGRLMDSDEDDDDDNYDDDDEDEELSPYEAEDFIPPGPSPRMKMMMMKDEEESTDDQAAPEPLQLGSLKRLQRSGERDRGGGGGGSPEHSWMERGRSRLPRKADMGSCEISSSSDTFSSPIHSVSTTGVLGSHVDHKEDHQSSSGNWSGSSSTCPSQTSETIPPPSSPPLTGSSHCDSELSLNTVPNAIDEGFSLDPSYHSDLRPQGQGHRSSSFTSSATDQLDDAGVSTASEGEWTYPPDQDQTDPDHDPDQTQNLGQSHGLAQEYGSKGLEDQTCFSENKTTNTEKEPGSHYPSDTEAFYSSSVHFGECNQNYRGYMYNYADTGPDCGQSNTVAVPLSHGVYSQPSADFRAGTMTLGRTCRPLRKPKAKPPPPKRTTSLKETSISVDVGTDTQADQDQPKTVSEQELTLSSTDMKLELELELGGAPEPLQTSCLVAEPLGTWGMGLRETVDIVEPMSFSSADTHSFKDEGAVQSDYADLWLHNTELKSSNGEYTSMSNSSTATGTTVMECIKSPDSSSSSTEAQTQALAQASENRATSPPLPPGDFKLGSPEKLAGLASPSSGYSSQSETPTSTLPSSSAAFFPGPLSPSTGKRKPKVPERKSSLSSLQHFPRDGASISSGYKRDPDFPPPPSQLDLNVLHGGYVRHTLSHRTYHMHTLHHSKHRVANVLATGTKLLAPEASNTNPPPPNIAPKISSSNLLVITPSALRSVQLHSVSHSTESATAPDQETASGAETVTRPKCPPSASTLAPPPVNTRPLPPRRPPPRPPAHDNTSSPEHLQPPPPGRHPDGPPSYESLLLRQDRYGPGTFWAMTAFRTRMDPSSELSDESSPLHRPVPRAPHPSPVDLHTHIHSHTEFRGLTHSAHAHSEFRVLGERSFSQDDDDDEDEEEEEEEQVKEPPRVTCSRGGMRSDHPPPPAYELLGGSHLDSGPWASPVKVPGTIMETSHPYLISDARKGGQEDQEEEEEVTSGATRSAHQHQPHESKDDSTTPDTEDYFSKDSTPSDNSLSPLTDDTKVDDDVIITSPNKSRTTEDLFAMIHRSKRKVLGRKDSGDINQKSRLCPTAPVAPVSTVIIPPAPPLNIPATLPTAAGSQRAPVPIYRSAKKSSTSNEEFKLLLLKKGSRSDSSYRMSATEILKSPITPKTPGESIQEGPIRQAEEPLSTLQEPPIPGLDPIQIPGLFPRANSESFTPKTLPMSAASRQGRSRIPPVANSSRYSTRSRLYTAPMQAISEGETENSDGSPHDDRSS
- the nhsb gene encoding Nance-Horan syndrome protein isoform X1 — encoded protein: MPFAKRIVEPQLLCRHQIPNDEGLLFEDLCAISNVVLSRTLRQLSDLARHACSLFQELENDIISTNQRVWVLQNKIGQIQQTASALDPKKEAVPVSNLDIESKLSLHYQAPWHQQHNVFHPCSRPPCLEELHRNAQLSLRALHRDEQQHHRSTSRERNRVTISISVAPPMPTFPSPHSIRRQQRSRLARAQERAERERELDYQPRKERTVRETEIQTIQRKERPGREADIPTIQRKATSTGEGEGGEVLSSHRAKASAPKAPSTQDKQTNWSKENLPPSDQKSTADSHTISSCIIPINVTGVGFDREASARCSLVHSQSVLQRRRKLRRRKTITGIPKRVQHDMDSDESPVARERTVIVHANPHQLSLCHEDLSISGRLHHTRDSGCQTDDFLIACTAAPSRRRIRAQRGHQGIPASLSHSTGNISSLGDQSDSTYTSVATHSGRLRSRSLPREGGRLMDSDEDDDDDNYDDDDEDEELSPYEAEDFIPPGPSPRMKMMMMKDEEESTDDQAAPEPLQLGSLKRLQRSGERDRGGGGGGSPEHSWMERGRSRLPRKADMGSCEISSSSDTFSSPIHSVSTTGVLGSHVDHKEDHQSSSGNWSGSSSTCPSQTSETIPPPSSPPLTGSSHCDSELSLNTVPNAIDEGFSLDPSYHSDLRPQGQGHRSSSFTSSATDQLDDAGVSTASEGEWTYPPDQDQTDPDHDPDQTQNLGQSHGLAQEYGSKGLEDQTCFSENKTTNTEKEPGSHYPSDTEAFYSSSVHFGECNQNYRGYMYNYADTGPDCGQSNTVAVPLSHGVYSQPSADFRAGTMTLGRTCRPLRKPKAKPPPPKRTTSLKETSISVDVGTDTQADQDQPKTVSEQELTLSSTDMKLELELELGGAPEPLQTSCLVAEPLGTWGMGLRETVDIVEPMSFSSADTHSFKDEGAVQSDYADLWLHNTELKSSNGEYTSMSNSSTATGTTVMECIKSPDSSSSSTEAQTQALAQASENRATSPPLPPGDFKLGSPEKLAGLASPSSGYSSQSETPTSTLPSSSAAFFPGPLSPSTGKRKPKVPERKSSLSSLQHFPRDGASISSGYKRDPDFPPPPSQLDLNVLHGGYVRHTLSHRTYHMHTLHHSKHRVANVLATGTKLLAPEASNTNPPPPNIAPKISSSNLLVITPSALRSVQLHSVSHSTESATAPDQETASGAETVTRPKCPPSASTLAPPPVNTRPLPPRRPPPRPPAHDNTSSPEHLQPPPPGRHPDGPPSYESLLLRQDRYGPGTFWAMTAFRTRMDPSSELSDESSPLHRPVPRAPHPSPVDLHTHIHSHTEFRGLTHSAHAHSEFRVLGERSFSQDDDDDEDEEEEEEEQVKEPPRVTCSRGGMRSDHPPPPAYELLGGSHLDSGPWASPVKVPGTIMETSHPYLISDARKGGQEDQEEEEEVTSGATRSAHQHQPHESKDDSTTPDTEDYFSKGILCAADSTPSDNSLSPLTDDTKVDDDVIITSPNKSRTTEDLFAMIHRSKRKVLGRKDSGDINQKSRLCPTAPVAPVSTVIIPPAPPLNIPATLPTAAGSQRAPVPIYRSAKKSSTSNEEFKLLLLKKGSRSDSSYRMSATEILKSPITPKTPGESIQEGPIRQAEEPLSTLQEPPIPGLDPIQIPGLFPRANSESFTPKTLPMSAASRQGRSRIPPVANSSRYSTRSRLYTAPMQAISEGETENSDGSPHDDRSS
- the nhsb gene encoding Nance-Horan syndrome protein isoform X4, coding for MPFAKRIVEPQLLCRHQIPNDEGLLFEDLCAISNVVLSRTLRQLSDLARHACSLFQELENDIISTNQRVWVLQNKIGQIQQTASALDPKKEAVPVSNLDIESKLSLHYQAPWHQQHNVFHPCSRPPCLEELHRNAQLSLRALHRDEQQHHRSTSRERNRVTISISVAPPMPTFPSPHSIRRQQRSRLARAQERAERERELDYQPRKERTVRETEIQTIQRKERPGREADIPTIQRKATSTGEGEGGEVLSSHRAKASAPKAPSTQDKQTNWSKENLPPSDQKSTADSHTISSCIIPINVTGVGFDREASARCSLVHSQSVLQRRRKLRRRKTITGIPKRVQHDMGTAAPSRRRIRAQRGHQGIPASLSHSTGNISSLGDQSDSTYTSVATHSGRLRSRSLPREGGRLMDSDEDDDDDNYDDDDEDEELSPYEAEDFIPPGPSPRMKMMMMKDEEESTDDQAAPEPLQLGSLKRLQRSGERDRGGGGGGSPEHSWMERGRSRLPRKADMGSCEISSSSDTFSSPIHSVSTTGVLGSHVDHKEDHQSSSGNWSGSSSTCPSQTSETIPPPSSPPLTGSSHCDSELSLNTVPNAIDEGFSLDPSYHSDLRPQGQGHRSSSFTSSATDQLDDAGVSTASEGEWTYPPDQDQTDPDHDPDQTQNLGQSHGLAQEYGSKGLEDQTCFSENKTTNTEKEPGSHYPSDTEAFYSSSVHFGECNQNYRGYMYNYADTGPDCGQSNTVAVPLSHGVYSQPSADFRAGTMTLGRTCRPLRKPKAKPPPPKRTTSLKETSISVDVGTDTQADQDQPKTVSEQELTLSSTDMKLELELELGGAPEPLQTSCLVAEPLGTWGMGLRETVDIVEPMSFSSADTHSFKDEGAVQSDYADLWLHNTELKSSNGEYTSMSNSSTATGTTVMECIKSPDSSSSSTEAQTQALAQASENRATSPPLPPGDFKLGSPEKLAGLASPSSGYSSQSETPTSTLPSSSAAFFPGPLSPSTGKRKPKVPERKSSLSSLQHFPRDGASISSGYKRDPDFPPPPSQLDLNVLHGGYVRHTLSHRTYHMHTLHHSKHRVANVLATGTKLLAPEASNTNPPPPNIAPKISSSNLLVITPSALRSVQLHSVSHSTESATAPDQETASGAETVTRPKCPPSASTLAPPPVNTRPLPPRRPPPRPPAHDNTSSPEHLQPPPPGRHPDGPPSYESLLLRQDRYGPGTFWAMTAFRTRMDPSSELSDESSPLHRPVPRAPHPSPVDLHTHIHSHTEFRGLTHSAHAHSEFRVLGERSFSQDDDDDEDEEEEEEEQVKEPPRVTCSRGGMRSDHPPPPAYELLGGSHLDSGPWASPVKVPGTIMETSHPYLISDARKGGQEDQEEEEEVTSGATRSAHQHQPHESKDDSTTPDTEDYFSKGILCAADSTPSDNSLSPLTDDTKVDDDVIITSPNKSRTTEDLFAMIHRSKRKVLGRKDSGDINQKSRLCPTAPVAPVSTVIIPPAPPLNIPATLPTAAGSQRAPVPIYRSAKKSSTSNEEFKLLLLKKGSRSDSSYRMSATEILKSPITPKTPGESIQEGPIRQAEEPLSTLQEPPIPGLDPIQIPGLFPRANSESFTPKTLPMSAASRQGRSRIPPVANSSRYSTRSRLYTAPMQAISEGETENSDGSPHDDRSS